The following coding sequences lie in one Helicoverpa zea isolate HzStark_Cry1AcR chromosome 2, ilHelZeax1.1, whole genome shotgun sequence genomic window:
- the LOC124642636 gene encoding 60S ribosomal protein L30, with protein MVAAKKQKKTIESINSRLALVMKSGKYCLGYKQTLKTLRQGKAKLVIIAKNAPPLRKSEIEYYALLAKTGVHHYSGNNIELGTACGKYYRVCTLAITDPGDSDIITTLPEAQG; from the exons ATGGTTGCGGCCAAGAAACAG aaaaaGACCATCGAGTCTATCAACTCCCGCCTGGCCCTGGTTATGAAATCTGGCAAATACTGTCTTGGCTACAAACAGACACTGAAGACTCTTCGCCAGGGCAAAGCTAAACTGGTCATCATCGCTAAGAATGCTCCTCCTCTAAG GAAATCAGAAATTGAGTACTACGCTCTCCTTGCCAAGACTGGAGTCCACCACTACAGTGGAAACAACATTGAGCTAGGCACAGCATGCGGAAAGTACTACAGGGTGTGCACACTCGCCATCACCGACCCCGGTGACTCTGACATCATTACCACTCTGCCTGAAGCGCAGGGTTAG
- the LOC124636427 gene encoding bystin → MGKAKKFKPSQVGKNLALADQIESVNSVRSKNRTKERNRHDDDEEFVNADLSKKILKAARRQQAELGDAEEGPSPAKHVTLPATFKDADSDDDTGSDKDDLEPDTYYDNVEINEEDEEALKMFMSSKPERTRTLADIIKEKITDKHTELQTQFSDVETLKLQNIDPRIKTMYEGVRDVLQKYRSGKLPKAFKMVPHLQNWEQILYITEPTTWSAAAMYQATRIFASNLKEKMAQRFYNLVLLPRVRDDLAEYKRLNFHLYQALRKALFKPGAFMKGILLPLLEAGDCTLREAIIVGSVLARNSVPVLHSSAAMLKIAEMDYTGANSIFLRILFDKKYALPYRVVDSVVFHFIRFQGDHRNLPVLWHQSLLTFVQRYKADISTEQRDALLELLRKQSHPTITPEIRRELQAAKCRDIEVNESIPSAMVVE, encoded by the exons ATGGGAAAAGCTAAAAAGTTTAAACCTTCCCAAGTAGGGAAGAATTTAGCTTTAGCAGATCAAATCGAATCCGTTAACTCTGTGAGGAGTAAAAATAGAACGAAAGAGAGGAACAGGCACGACGATGATGAAGAG TTTGTCAATGCAGacttatctaaaaaaatcttaaaagctGCAAGGAGGCAACAAGCTGAATTAGGTGATGCTGAAGAAGGGCCGTCTCCTGCAAAACATGTAACTCTTCCTGCTACATTCAAAG ATGCAGATTCTGATGACGATACTGGATCAGACAAAGATGATTTGGAGCCAGACACCTATTATGATAATGTTGAAATCAATGAGGAAGATGAAGAAGCACTTAAAATGTTCATGTCGTCTAAACCAGAACGGACCAGAACACTGGCAGACATCATAAAAGAAAAGATCACTGATAAACATACTGAACTACAGACTCAGTTCTCAGATGTAGAAACTTTGAAGTTGCAAAATATTGATCCAAG AATTAAAACAATGTACGAGGGTGTGAGAGATGTCTTGCAAAAGTACAGATCAGGAAAGCTTCCCAAGGCATTCAAAATGGTTCCACATTTACAGAATTGGGAACAGATATTGTACATAACAGAGCCAACCACCTGGTCCGCTGCGGCCATGTAtcaa GCAACCAGAATTTTTGCATCAAACCTAAAAGAGAAGATGGCACAAAGATTTTACAACTTAGTACTCCTACCTCGTGTCCGAGATGACCTTGCTGAATATAAAAGGTTGAACTTTCATTTATATCAAGCACTAAGGAAAGCACTGTTCAAGCCAGGTGCTTTCATGAAGGGTATACTATTGCCACTGTTGGAG GCTGGGGATTGCACCTTACGTGAAGCCATCATAGTGGGTTCAGTACTGGCACGTAACTCTGTACCCGTGCTGCATTCAAGTGCAGCCATGTTAAAGATTGCTGAAATGGACTACACTGGAGCTAATTccatatttttaagaatactcTTCGACAAGAAGTATGCTTTGCCATACCGAGTTGTAGACTCAGTTGTTTTCCATTTCATAAG GTTCCAAGGTGATCATCGCAACTTGCCAGTGTTGTGGCATCAGTCACTGTTAACATTTGTTCAGCGTTACAAGGCAGACATATCTACTGAACAGAGAGATGCCCTTTTGGAATTACTGAGGAAACAGTCCCATCCAACCATCACACCAGAG aTCCGAAGAGAATTACAGGCAGCTAAATGCAGAGATATTGAAGTGAATGAATCTATACCAAGTGCAATGGTGGTTGAATAa
- the LOC124636442 gene encoding uncharacterized protein LOC124636442, producing the protein MDKKYTALVLAFLVAAADANSIIQKTQPTSKLLEAGRNWGDLGQSATVNDYVDNTIDMIVPFIQKHGLDPMELPDVIEGFEVRPLLITYSAWLKIHDGYMTGLVNVSRSGDQEVNYFAKMLRVRVQLQFTDLKFIYKYLVKVMNLGPTGGIIATLNRFRVIVDVLIDFNNDEIQLQQFRLTDIGRLRVRFTGNILTDWLVNPVLNVFVRIFDTIIIKIVEINIRNAAQSGIDAINAAVKDVINTIESFN; encoded by the exons atggataaaaaatatacagcgTTGGTGCTGGCCTTCTTGGTGGCTGCGGCAGATGCAAACTCTATAATCCAAAAAACCCAACCAACATCAAAGTTGTTGGAAGCAGG CCGTAATTGGGGTGACCTTGGACAGTCCGCTACAGTCAACGATTATGTGGACAATACCATTGACATGATCGTGCCCTTCATCCAGAAGCATGGCCTGGACCCAATGGAGCTGCCGGACGTCATCGAAGGTTTTGAAGTC AGACCTTTGCTGATTACGTACAGCGCGTGGCTGAAGATACACGATGGTTACATGACTGGTCTTGTGAACGTGTCCCGCTCTGGCGACCAGGAAGTTAACTACTTCGCCAAGATGTTGCGTGTGCGCGTGCAACTGCAATTCACTGATCTTAAG TTCATCTACAAATACTTGGTGAAAGTGATGAACTTGGGACCTACAGGTGGTATCATCGCAACCCTCAACCGCTTCCGTGTTATCGTCGATGTTTTAATTGACTTCAACAATGACGAGATTCAACTTCAACAATTCAGGCTCACTGACATCGG CCGTCTTCGCGTTCGATTCACTGGCAACATTTTGACTGACTGGCTGGTAAACCCCGTTCTCAACGTGTTCGTCAGAATCTTCGACACCATCATTATCAAGATCGTTgaaattaatatccgtaatgctGCACAAAGTGGAATCGATGCTATCAACGCTGCTGTTAAAGATGTGATCAACACTATTGAATCGTTTAATTAG
- the LOC124636453 gene encoding very-long-chain (3R)-3-hydroxyacyl-CoA dehydratase hpo-8 isoform X1, with product MAEKSKKVKSGPSAIGKFYLLAYNGIQTLGWSYMLLQTLSHFLNRGSLDTFWPVIKTTVVIFQNAAVLEVVHSLIGLVPSGVAVVLPQVYSRVFLVCGCLLATESAPVSPGLPLCILAWSITEIIRYAYYTLNLINCVPQPLLFMRYSTFLILYPIGITGELLCMYHSLDEVVEKQLLTISMPNTWNVAFNYYYFLVFYMFLYIPIFPFLYGHMLAQRRKMLGNDAKKSK from the exons ATGGCCGAAAAAAGCAAAAAGGTTAAATCGGGCCCCTCCGCAATAGGAAAGTTCTATCTTTTAGCGTATAATGGTATTCAAACTTTGGG GTGGTCTTATATGTTGCTACAAACACTATCACATTTCCTGAACCGTGGTAGTTTGGACACATTTTGGCCTGTAATTAAAACAACAGTTGTTATATTCCAAAATGCTGCAGTACTTGAA gttGTGCACTCTTTAATAGGCCTAGTACCCTCAGGAGTTGCCGTGGTCCTGCCTCAAGTATATTCGCGTGTCTTCTTAGTATGTGGGTGTCTACTAGCCACTGAATCAGCGCCTGTTAGCCCTGGTCTACCTCTGTGTATACTCGCCTGGTCTATCACGGAAATTATAAGATATGCATACTACACACTCAATTTGATAAATTGTGTGCCACAGCCACTGCTGTTTATGAg atattcaacatttttaatactGTATCCAATTGGAATAACAGGAGAGCTCTTATGCATGTATCATTCATTGGACGAGGTCGTCGAGAAACAACTTCTTACAATTTCTATGCCCAATACGTGGAATGTGGCATTTAATTATTACTACTTCTTAGTCTTCTACATGTTCTTGTACATCCCCATATTCCCGTTCTTATACGGGCACATGTTGGCACAAAGAAGAAAAATGCTCGGAAATGACGCcaagaaatcaaaataa
- the LOC124636453 gene encoding very-long-chain (3R)-3-hydroxyacyl-CoA dehydratase hpo-8 isoform X2 produces the protein MLLQTLSHFLNRGSLDTFWPVIKTTVVIFQNAAVLEVVHSLIGLVPSGVAVVLPQVYSRVFLVCGCLLATESAPVSPGLPLCILAWSITEIIRYAYYTLNLINCVPQPLLFMRYSTFLILYPIGITGELLCMYHSLDEVVEKQLLTISMPNTWNVAFNYYYFLVFYMFLYIPIFPFLYGHMLAQRRKMLGNDAKKSK, from the exons ATGTTGCTACAAACACTATCACATTTCCTGAACCGTGGTAGTTTGGACACATTTTGGCCTGTAATTAAAACAACAGTTGTTATATTCCAAAATGCTGCAGTACTTGAA gttGTGCACTCTTTAATAGGCCTAGTACCCTCAGGAGTTGCCGTGGTCCTGCCTCAAGTATATTCGCGTGTCTTCTTAGTATGTGGGTGTCTACTAGCCACTGAATCAGCGCCTGTTAGCCCTGGTCTACCTCTGTGTATACTCGCCTGGTCTATCACGGAAATTATAAGATATGCATACTACACACTCAATTTGATAAATTGTGTGCCACAGCCACTGCTGTTTATGAg atattcaacatttttaatactGTATCCAATTGGAATAACAGGAGAGCTCTTATGCATGTATCATTCATTGGACGAGGTCGTCGAGAAACAACTTCTTACAATTTCTATGCCCAATACGTGGAATGTGGCATTTAATTATTACTACTTCTTAGTCTTCTACATGTTCTTGTACATCCCCATATTCCCGTTCTTATACGGGCACATGTTGGCACAAAGAAGAAAAATGCTCGGAAATGACGCcaagaaatcaaaataa